One Chromobacterium paludis genomic window carries:
- the nirD gene encoding nitrite reductase small subunit NirD → MIRENWVKVCALDDIPAQGSRVLARDGGDIALFRIHDDQVFALLDRCPHKGGPLSQGMVHGRAVACPLHGWNIDLASGEAQAPDVGCANRFPVRLEDGAVWLAW, encoded by the coding sequence ATGATCAGAGAAAACTGGGTGAAAGTGTGCGCGCTGGACGATATTCCGGCGCAAGGCAGTCGCGTGCTGGCGCGGGACGGCGGCGACATCGCCCTGTTCCGCATTCACGACGACCAGGTGTTCGCGCTGCTGGACCGCTGCCCGCACAAGGGCGGCCCCTTGAGCCAGGGCATGGTGCACGGCCGCGCGGTGGCTTGTCCGCTGCATGGCTGGAACATAGACCTGGCCAGCGGCGAGGCGCAGGCGCCGGACGTGGGCTGCGCCAACCGTTTTCCGGTCCGCCTCGAAGACGGCGCGGTGTGGCTGGCCTGGTAA
- a CDS encoding nitrate/nitrite transporter, translating to MDRTFWQAGHRPTLFAAFLYFDLSFMAWYLLGPLQVPIALALHLSTQQRGLMVATPILAGALLRLLMGVLVDRLGARRAGLLGQIVVIAALAGAWLLGIDGLGGALLLGGLLGVAGASFAAALPLASRWYPPRHQGTAMGIAGAGNSGTVLAALFAPALAMAFGWRNVFGLACIPLLLSLLFFSLCAKDAPNAPPAKRLADYLAVLRERDAWWFMFFYSMTFGGFSGFASALPGYFHDQFGFDAKTAGLYTAACVFAGSVMRPLGGMLADRLGGTRSLLAVYASCALLIGAAGFGAGGPGAALALFVLAMLCLGAGNGAVFQLVPQRFGKEIGVLTGLVGMAGGVGGFALAAGLAAVKQASGGYAAGLWLFACLCALAWMSLAGVRQRWRSDWTVAAARV from the coding sequence ATGGACCGTACTTTCTGGCAGGCGGGACACCGGCCTACGCTGTTCGCGGCCTTTCTGTATTTCGATTTGAGCTTCATGGCCTGGTATCTGCTGGGCCCCTTGCAGGTGCCCATCGCCCTGGCGCTGCACCTGTCCACCCAGCAGCGCGGCCTGATGGTGGCCACGCCCATCCTGGCCGGCGCGCTGCTGCGCCTGCTGATGGGCGTGCTGGTGGACCGACTCGGCGCGCGCCGCGCCGGCCTCCTTGGGCAGATCGTTGTGATCGCCGCGCTGGCCGGCGCCTGGCTGCTGGGCATAGACGGCCTGGGCGGCGCGCTATTGCTGGGCGGCTTGCTGGGCGTGGCCGGCGCCTCGTTCGCGGCGGCGCTGCCGCTGGCCTCGCGCTGGTATCCGCCGCGCCACCAGGGCACGGCCATGGGCATCGCCGGCGCCGGCAACTCCGGCACCGTGCTGGCGGCCTTGTTCGCGCCGGCGTTGGCCATGGCTTTCGGCTGGCGCAATGTATTCGGCCTAGCCTGCATTCCGCTTCTGCTGTCGCTGCTGTTTTTCAGCCTGTGCGCCAAGGATGCGCCGAACGCGCCGCCGGCCAAGCGTCTGGCTGATTACCTGGCCGTGCTGCGCGAGCGCGATGCCTGGTGGTTCATGTTTTTCTATTCGATGACTTTCGGCGGCTTTTCCGGCTTCGCCAGCGCCTTGCCCGGCTATTTCCATGACCAGTTCGGTTTCGACGCCAAGACCGCCGGCCTGTACACCGCGGCCTGCGTGTTCGCCGGCTCGGTGATGCGGCCGTTGGGCGGCATGCTGGCGGACCGGTTGGGCGGCACCCGCTCGCTGCTGGCGGTGTATGCGTCCTGCGCGCTGCTGATAGGCGCGGCCGGTTTCGGCGCGGGCGGGCCTGGGGCGGCGCTGGCGCTGTTCGTGCTGGCCATGCTGTGCCTGGGGGCCGGCAACGGCGCGGTGTTCCAGCTGGTGCCGCAGCGTTTCGGCAAGGAAATCGGCGTGCTGACCGGGCTGGTGGGCATGGCGGGCGGCGTGGGCGGTTTCGCTTTGGCGGCCGGGCTGGCCGCGGTCAAGCAAGCCAGCGGCGGCTATGCGGCGGGGCTGTGGCTGTTTGCCTGTCTGTGCGCGCTGGCCTGGATGAGTCTGGCCGGAGTGAGGCAGCGCTGGCGCAGCGACTGGACCGTCGCCGCGGCCAGGGTTTGA
- a CDS encoding CmpA/NrtA family ABC transporter substrate-binding protein has protein sequence MSDAMMADERGLRAVRMGFLPLTDCAPLLVARRLGLDRRHGLLLRPLRQPSWTAVRDKLIRGELDAALALHGLAYGMELGLGGPQCDMALLMGLNRNGQGISLRPDLAARWLGGAALPDIAAGLARPLRLAHTFPTGTHAMWLHYWLAAQGLHPLRDARCVVIPPPQMGAAMRAGELDGFCAGQPWHAMAEREGSARLVADSAAVWPDHPEKALICRRSFADGQPGLAMDLIAALLQACRWLDEPDNRVQAAAWLAEEAWLGVPAERILQHWQAHPQQAAPLRFFDEGRVNFPWLSDGLWFLRQYRRWGMWDGVDDLDVVAAVSRRELYRQAAASVGVAAPDESARRSVLMDGEAWPPAGWSLPKSGAGAAFSH, from the coding sequence CGTGCGCATGGGTTTTTTGCCGTTGACCGACTGCGCGCCGCTGCTGGTGGCGCGGCGGCTGGGGCTGGATAGGCGGCACGGCCTGCTGCTGCGGCCGCTGCGCCAGCCTTCATGGACGGCGGTGCGCGACAAGCTGATCCGCGGCGAACTGGACGCCGCCCTGGCCCTGCATGGGTTGGCCTATGGCATGGAGCTGGGGCTGGGCGGGCCGCAGTGCGACATGGCCTTGCTGATGGGCCTGAACCGCAACGGCCAGGGCATCAGCCTGCGCCCCGATCTGGCGGCCCGCTGGCTGGGCGGCGCGGCCTTGCCGGATATCGCGGCCGGCTTGGCCCGGCCGTTGCGTCTGGCGCATACCTTTCCCACCGGCACGCATGCGATGTGGCTGCATTACTGGCTGGCGGCGCAGGGCCTGCATCCCTTGCGCGACGCGCGCTGCGTGGTGATTCCGCCGCCGCAGATGGGCGCGGCGATGCGCGCCGGCGAACTGGACGGTTTCTGCGCCGGCCAGCCCTGGCATGCGATGGCCGAACGCGAAGGCTCGGCCCGATTGGTGGCGGACAGCGCGGCGGTGTGGCCGGATCATCCGGAAAAGGCCTTGATTTGCCGGCGCAGTTTCGCCGATGGCCAGCCGGGCCTGGCGATGGACCTGATCGCGGCGCTGCTGCAGGCCTGCCGCTGGCTGGATGAGCCGGACAACCGGGTCCAGGCGGCGGCCTGGCTGGCGGAAGAGGCCTGGCTGGGCGTGCCGGCGGAGCGGATCTTGCAACACTGGCAGGCGCATCCGCAGCAGGCGGCGCCGCTGCGTTTCTTCGACGAGGGCAGGGTCAACTTTCCCTGGCTCAGCGACGGCCTGTGGTTTCTGCGGCAGTACCGGCGTTGGGGCATGTGGGACGGCGTGGACGATCTGGACGTGGTCGCCGCCGTCAGCCGGCGCGAGCTGTACCGCCAGGCGGCGGCCAGCGTGGGCGTGGCCGCGCCGGACGAGTCGGCGCGCCGCAGCGTGCTGATGGATGGCGAGGCGTGGCCGCCGGCCGGCTGGTCCCTGCCCAAAAGCGGTGCGGGCGCGGCGTTTTCGCACTGA
- the nirB gene encoding nitrite reductase large subunit NirB, translating to MDMAELKGKTRQKLVVVGNGMAGMRTVEELLHLAPDLYDITVFGAEPHPNYNRILLSPVLAGEQAFADIILNPREWYAERGIRLRMGTPVAAIDRARRQVVTEDGEAVAYDRLLLATGSTPVILPIPGRELEGVIGYRDIADTEYMMAAAQTRRHAVVIGGGLLGLEAANGLKQRGMDVTVVHLADWLLERQLDRQAGDLLRQALEARGIRFLLGRQTAALLDDGQGRVAAVRFSDGEDIPAELVVMAVGIRPNAALAEASGLHCSRGVVVDDALQTYDPRIYAVGECVSHRGVAYGLVAPLFEQAKVCANHLAQLGIARYLGSVSSTKLKVTGIDLFSAGDFMGGEGCDEIVLSDPAGGIYKKLVLRGDKLAGVCLYGDTSDGAWYFKLLREARPVGDLRDTLMFGESAIGDAGVQGQSRAAAMQDSDEVCGCNGVCKGTIVKAIQDKDLFTLDEVKKHTKAASSCGSCSGLVEQVLMSVVGAGFQETPKTKAVCGCTDRSHGELRKAIREHHLLSHAEVFHFLEWRTPNGCASCRPAINYYLLSSWPHEAADDPQSRFINERAHANIQKDGTFSVIPQMKGGVTTADELRRIADVADKYRVKMLKVTGGQRIDLLGIKKEDLVDVWRDLGMHSGHAYGKSIRTVKTCVGSEFCRFGTQNSTQMGIDLETMLANMWSPHKVKLAVSGCPRNCAEAGIKDVGVIAVDSGWELYVGGNGGIKTEVAQFLCKVKTAEEVKEYSGAFLQLYREEAYYLDRTVHYIARVGLDYIKSRVVGDADSRRALHQRLLFSLQGLPDPWAARVAGAQKREFIPIAVAV from the coding sequence ATGGATATGGCGGAACTGAAGGGCAAGACGCGGCAGAAGCTGGTGGTGGTGGGCAACGGCATGGCCGGCATGCGCACGGTGGAGGAACTGCTGCATCTGGCGCCGGATTTGTACGACATCACGGTGTTCGGCGCGGAGCCGCATCCCAATTACAACCGCATCCTGCTGTCGCCGGTGCTGGCCGGGGAGCAGGCCTTCGCGGATATCATACTCAATCCGCGGGAGTGGTACGCCGAGCGCGGCATCCGCTTGCGCATGGGCACGCCCGTCGCCGCCATAGACCGGGCGCGGCGGCAGGTGGTGACGGAAGATGGCGAAGCGGTAGCCTACGACAGGCTGCTGCTGGCCACCGGCTCCACGCCGGTCATCTTGCCGATCCCGGGGCGCGAGCTGGAGGGGGTGATAGGCTACCGCGACATCGCCGATACCGAATACATGATGGCCGCCGCCCAAACGCGCCGCCACGCCGTGGTGATAGGCGGCGGCCTGCTGGGGCTGGAGGCCGCCAACGGCCTCAAGCAGCGCGGCATGGACGTGACGGTGGTGCATCTGGCCGACTGGCTGCTGGAGCGGCAGCTGGACCGCCAGGCCGGCGACTTGCTGCGCCAGGCGCTGGAGGCGCGCGGCATCCGCTTTCTATTGGGGCGGCAGACCGCGGCGCTGCTGGATGACGGCCAGGGGCGAGTGGCCGCCGTTCGTTTCAGCGACGGCGAGGACATTCCGGCCGAGCTGGTGGTGATGGCGGTGGGCATCCGGCCCAATGCCGCGTTGGCCGAGGCCTCCGGACTGCATTGCAGTCGCGGCGTGGTGGTGGATGACGCCTTGCAGACTTACGACCCGCGCATCTACGCGGTGGGCGAATGCGTCAGCCATAGAGGCGTGGCCTACGGCCTGGTGGCGCCGTTGTTCGAGCAGGCCAAGGTATGCGCCAATCATCTGGCGCAGCTGGGCATCGCCCGCTATCTGGGCTCGGTGTCGTCCACCAAGCTGAAGGTAACCGGCATTGATTTGTTCTCCGCCGGAGACTTCATGGGCGGCGAGGGCTGCGACGAGATCGTATTGTCCGATCCGGCCGGCGGCATCTACAAGAAGCTGGTGCTGCGCGGCGACAAGCTGGCCGGCGTCTGCCTGTACGGCGACACCAGCGACGGCGCCTGGTATTTCAAGCTGCTGCGCGAGGCGCGCCCGGTGGGCGATCTGCGCGACACGCTGATGTTCGGCGAATCCGCCATCGGCGACGCCGGCGTGCAGGGCCAGAGCCGTGCTGCCGCAATGCAGGATAGCGACGAGGTGTGCGGCTGCAACGGCGTGTGCAAGGGAACCATCGTCAAGGCGATCCAGGACAAGGACCTGTTCACCTTGGACGAGGTGAAGAAACACACCAAGGCCGCCAGCTCCTGCGGCTCCTGCTCCGGCCTGGTGGAGCAAGTCCTGATGAGCGTGGTGGGCGCCGGCTTCCAGGAAACGCCCAAGACCAAGGCCGTATGCGGTTGCACAGACCGCAGCCACGGCGAGCTGCGCAAGGCGATACGCGAGCACCATCTGTTGAGCCACGCCGAGGTGTTCCACTTCCTGGAATGGCGCACGCCCAATGGTTGCGCCAGCTGCCGGCCGGCGATCAATTACTACTTGCTGTCCAGCTGGCCGCATGAGGCGGCGGACGATCCGCAAAGCCGTTTCATCAACGAGCGCGCCCACGCCAACATCCAAAAGGACGGCACCTTCTCGGTCATCCCGCAAATGAAGGGCGGCGTCACTACCGCCGACGAACTGCGCCGCATCGCCGACGTGGCCGACAAGTACCGGGTGAAGATGCTCAAGGTGACCGGCGGCCAGCGCATCGATTTGTTGGGAATCAAGAAGGAAGACCTGGTCGATGTCTGGCGCGATCTGGGCATGCACTCCGGCCACGCTTACGGCAAGTCCATCCGCACGGTGAAAACCTGCGTCGGCAGCGAGTTCTGCCGCTTCGGCACCCAGAACAGCACCCAGATGGGGATAGACCTGGAAACCATGCTGGCCAATATGTGGAGCCCGCACAAGGTCAAGCTGGCGGTGTCCGGCTGCCCGCGCAACTGCGCCGAGGCCGGCATCAAAGACGTGGGCGTGATCGCCGTGGACTCCGGCTGGGAGCTGTACGTGGGCGGCAACGGCGGCATCAAGACCGAGGTGGCGCAATTCCTGTGCAAGGTGAAGACGGCTGAGGAGGTGAAGGAGTACAGCGGCGCCTTCCTGCAACTGTACCGCGAGGAAGCCTACTACCTGGACCGCACCGTGCATTACATCGCCCGCGTCGGCCTGGATTACATCAAATCGCGCGTGGTGGGCGACGCGGACAGCCGCCGCGCCCTGCATCAACGGCTGCTGTTCTCGCTGCAGGGCCTGCCCGACCCGTGGGCGGCGCGCGTGGCCGGGGCGCAGAAGCGCGAATTCATCCCCATCGCGGTGGCCGTTTAG
- the cobA gene encoding uroporphyrinogen-III C-methyltransferase, whose product MHKTFKAIGRVTLLGAGPGDLELLTLKAARSLAAADVLLLDDLVDPAIAELAPRARVVRVGKRGGCKSTPQDFIQRLMRRYAQRGEQVVRAKGGEALLFGRAGEEIAYLRAHGIEVDIVNGVSAAFAAAASLRVSLTQRGLSHGLTLATAHLQDGSEPDWRALAAAGTTLAIYMGMSRIDSLCAALADCLPADTPAAAVQWAGTEREARVLSSLGRLAEDARAAGLGSPAVLLIGEALREAAREFAGAEARAANG is encoded by the coding sequence ATGCATAAGACATTCAAGGCCATAGGCCGCGTCACCCTGCTGGGCGCGGGGCCGGGAGACCTGGAGCTGCTGACGCTGAAGGCGGCGCGCAGCCTGGCCGCCGCCGATGTGCTGCTGCTGGATGATCTGGTCGATCCCGCCATCGCGGAGCTGGCGCCGCGCGCCCGCGTGGTGCGGGTGGGCAAGCGCGGCGGCTGCAAATCCACGCCGCAGGACTTCATCCAGCGGCTGATGCGGCGCTACGCGCAGCGCGGCGAGCAGGTGGTGCGGGCCAAGGGCGGCGAGGCGCTGTTGTTTGGCCGCGCCGGCGAGGAAATCGCCTATCTGCGTGCCCACGGCATCGAAGTCGACATCGTCAACGGCGTCAGCGCCGCCTTCGCCGCCGCGGCCAGCCTGCGCGTCTCCTTGACCCAGCGCGGCTTGAGCCACGGCCTCACGCTGGCCACCGCGCATCTGCAAGACGGCAGCGAGCCGGACTGGCGCGCGCTGGCCGCCGCGGGCACCACCTTGGCCATCTATATGGGCATGAGCCGCATAGACAGCCTGTGCGCGGCCTTGGCCGACTGCCTGCCGGCCGATACGCCGGCCGCGGCCGTGCAGTGGGCCGGCACGGAGCGGGAAGCGCGCGTGCTCAGCAGCCTGGGCCGGCTGGCGGAGGACGCGCGCGCCGCCGGGCTGGGCAGTCCGGCCGTGTTGCTGATAGGCGAGGCCCTGCGCGAGGCGGCGCGGGAGTTCGCCGGCGCGGAGGCGCGGGCCGCCAATGGCTAG
- a CDS encoding nitrate reductase, translated as MGKTETRSTCCYCGVGCGVLISSENGRIAGVRGDPDHPANYGRLCSKGLNLAASAASDSGRALYPEMRMDRNAPRRRAGWDEALDAAADRFAGIIRRHGPDAVAFYVSGQLLTEDYYLFNKLAKGLIGTNNIDTNSRLCMSSAVAAYKMALGADGPPTCYEDLEAADCVLFAGSNMAYAHPVLFRRLEAARAARPDTRWIVVDPRRTDTAAMADLHLQIQPGTDVALFHGMLHHLIWEGLIDADYIAAHTEGFDALKRMVRDYTPKLAAEICGVSAEDIIAAAECFGRSRASLSLYCMGLNQSSQGTAKNLALIHLHLAAGQIGKPGAGPFSLTGQPNAMGGREVGGMATMLAAHRDIANPAHRREVAAHWGVPEERLSPRPGLPAVEMFEAMTRGEIKAVWIACTNPAHSMPDLPRVREALARAELVVLQEAFADTDTAAFADIVLPAASWGEKDGTVTNSERRISRVRAAAPPPGEARTDAWIAAEFARRLAARLHPDEAGHFDYDGAGRIFDEHRALTVGRDLDMGGLDYALLEAKGPQQWPLPAGSASGLARRYEDGVYATDNGRARFHAVDYQPPADKVSAHYPFRLISGRLRDQWHGMSRTGRLPQHFAHSPEPELRMHPEDAERRGLSDGELVWVASKRGRLALPLRRSDEVARGSVFAAMHWNGRFLSSGGVNETTVSAVDSLSFQPELKHAAVKVERAALPWRVLAAVRHADLPGLRARLSPLLEGCGYAAISLAGTDTLYLRAAEAHARPDWLARLLEALDWRPGADTLEYRDDKRGVFKRAAWRGNRLDRLLFAGSLPADQAAGEARLQTLLSGEDWQGPRLAVFAPAVAAAAPRERTVCQCKQVGEGAIRRALEDGADVTALQARLGCGTVCGSCLPEIKRMAASSAQAV; from the coding sequence ATGGGCAAGACGGAAACCCGCTCCACCTGCTGCTATTGCGGCGTCGGCTGCGGCGTGCTGATAAGCAGCGAGAATGGCCGCATTGCCGGCGTGCGCGGCGATCCGGACCATCCAGCCAATTACGGACGATTGTGCAGCAAGGGGCTGAACCTAGCGGCCAGCGCCGCCAGCGACAGCGGCCGCGCGCTGTATCCGGAAATGCGGATGGACAGGAACGCGCCGCGCCGGCGCGCCGGCTGGGACGAGGCGCTGGACGCGGCGGCGGACCGCTTCGCCGGCATCATCCGCCGGCATGGCCCGGACGCGGTGGCGTTTTACGTGTCCGGCCAGCTGTTGACCGAGGATTACTACCTGTTCAACAAGCTGGCCAAGGGCCTGATAGGCACCAACAATATCGACACCAATTCCCGGCTATGCATGTCCAGCGCCGTCGCCGCCTACAAGATGGCGCTGGGCGCGGACGGCCCGCCCACCTGTTACGAAGACCTGGAAGCGGCGGATTGCGTGTTGTTCGCCGGCAGCAATATGGCCTACGCCCACCCGGTGCTGTTCCGCCGGCTGGAGGCCGCGCGCGCGGCCAGGCCGGACACGCGCTGGATCGTCGTCGATCCGCGCCGCACCGACACCGCGGCCATGGCGGACCTGCACCTGCAAATCCAGCCCGGCACCGACGTCGCCTTGTTCCACGGCATGCTGCATCACCTGATTTGGGAAGGGCTGATCGACGCCGATTACATCGCGGCCCATACCGAGGGCTTCGACGCGCTCAAGCGCATGGTCCGCGACTACACGCCCAAGCTGGCGGCGGAGATCTGCGGCGTGAGCGCGGAGGACATCATCGCCGCTGCGGAGTGCTTTGGCCGCAGCCGGGCCAGCCTGTCGCTGTATTGCATGGGTCTGAACCAATCCAGCCAGGGCACGGCCAAGAACCTGGCGCTGATCCATCTGCACCTGGCCGCCGGCCAGATAGGCAAGCCCGGCGCCGGGCCGTTCTCGCTGACCGGCCAGCCCAACGCCATGGGCGGCCGCGAGGTGGGCGGCATGGCCACCATGCTGGCCGCGCACCGCGACATCGCCAATCCGGCGCACCGGCGAGAGGTCGCGGCGCATTGGGGCGTGCCGGAGGAGAGGCTGTCGCCGCGTCCAGGCCTGCCGGCGGTGGAGATGTTCGAGGCCATGACCCGCGGGGAAATCAAGGCGGTATGGATAGCCTGCACCAATCCGGCCCACTCCATGCCGGACCTGCCGCGGGTGCGCGAGGCTTTGGCCCGCGCCGAACTGGTGGTGTTGCAGGAAGCCTTCGCCGATACCGATACCGCGGCCTTCGCCGACATTGTGCTGCCGGCGGCCAGCTGGGGCGAAAAGGACGGCACGGTCACCAATTCCGAGCGCCGGATCAGCCGGGTGCGCGCCGCCGCGCCGCCGCCGGGAGAGGCCAGGACGGATGCCTGGATCGCCGCGGAATTCGCGCGGAGGTTGGCGGCGCGGCTGCATCCGGATGAAGCCGGGCATTTCGACTACGACGGCGCGGGGCGGATTTTCGACGAGCACCGCGCGCTGACCGTGGGCCGCGACCTGGACATGGGCGGCCTGGATTACGCCCTGCTTGAGGCGAAAGGTCCGCAGCAATGGCCGCTGCCCGCCGGCAGCGCCTCGGGCCTGGCGCGGCGCTACGAGGACGGCGTGTATGCCACGGACAACGGCCGCGCGCGCTTCCACGCCGTCGACTACCAACCGCCGGCGGACAAAGTCTCCGCCCACTATCCCTTCCGCCTGATCAGCGGCCGCTTGCGCGACCAATGGCACGGCATGAGCCGCACCGGCCGCTTGCCGCAGCACTTCGCGCATAGTCCAGAGCCGGAGTTGCGCATGCATCCGGAAGACGCTGAGCGGCGCGGGCTGAGCGACGGCGAGCTGGTGTGGGTGGCCAGCAAGCGCGGGCGGTTGGCGCTGCCCTTGCGTCGCAGCGACGAAGTGGCGCGCGGCAGCGTATTCGCCGCCATGCACTGGAATGGACGGTTCCTGAGCAGCGGCGGCGTCAACGAAACCACCGTTTCGGCGGTGGACAGCCTCTCTTTTCAGCCGGAGCTGAAGCACGCGGCGGTAAAGGTGGAGCGCGCGGCGCTGCCGTGGCGTGTGCTGGCCGCGGTGCGCCATGCGGACCTGCCGGGCTTGCGCGCCAGGCTGTCGCCCTTGCTGGAGGGCTGCGGCTACGCGGCCATCTCGCTGGCGGGAACGGACACGCTGTACTTGCGCGCGGCGGAGGCGCACGCGCGGCCGGACTGGCTGGCGCGTCTGCTGGAGGCGCTGGACTGGCGGCCAGGCGCGGATACGCTGGAGTACCGCGACGACAAGCGCGGCGTGTTCAAGCGCGCGGCCTGGCGCGGCAACCGCTTGGACCGGCTGCTGTTCGCCGGCAGCCTGCCGGCGGATCAGGCTGCGGGCGAGGCGCGGCTGCAAACGCTGCTGAGCGGCGAAGACTGGCAAGGCCCGCGTCTGGCGGTGTTCGCGCCGGCCGTCGCGGCGGCCGCCCCGCGCGAGCGCACGGTGTGCCAGTGCAAGCAAGTGGGCGAGGGCGCGATACGGCGCGCCCTGGAGGATGGCGCGGATGTGACGGCGCTGCAGGCCAGGCTGGGTTGCGGCACGGTGTGCGGCTCCTGTCTGCCGGAAATAAAGCGCATGGCGGCATCGTCCGCGCAAGCTGTTTAA
- a CDS encoding PepSY-associated TM helix domain-containing protein, which produces MKRYLILLHRYLGLAAAAFLLLIGLSGSLLLFRPELESLSGARPAPAHRPIHYQALADAVAARYPGAVFNLRLAEDGPIQARVRQPGDERRLWLTADGRVESDRPRGDSAFEWLLELHEKLLLGETGAALAGMCGLLLTALAISGLVYWWPRDWRRAWQVRRGKGQKIWVTDLHRLSGALASLLLLSAGLTGAYQAFDKPLNRGINQLYGYRAPGKAKLDTPPGLPRLPLDALVARAAQSMPDGRLVDIRYDPSPQRPLLLRWRLAGELHPNGRSLVEIDPYSGRLLRVTPVEQAAPAIRLSSWVYALHTGSLGGNILRMLLAAAGLSLAWLSASGAWQWAARRRKQRASQAARAAA; this is translated from the coding sequence GTGAAACGCTACTTGATCCTGCTCCATCGTTACCTGGGCCTGGCCGCGGCCGCCTTCCTTTTGCTGATAGGCCTCAGCGGCAGCCTGCTGCTCTTCCGACCCGAACTGGAAAGCCTGAGCGGCGCCCGCCCCGCCCCGGCGCATCGCCCCATCCACTACCAGGCGCTGGCCGATGCGGTCGCCGCGCGCTATCCCGGCGCGGTTTTCAATTTGCGCCTGGCCGAAGACGGCCCTATCCAGGCGCGCGTGCGCCAGCCCGGCGACGAGCGGCGTCTTTGGCTGACGGCGGATGGCCGCGTCGAGTCGGACCGCCCCAGGGGCGATTCGGCCTTCGAATGGCTGCTGGAGCTGCATGAAAAACTGCTGCTGGGCGAAACCGGCGCCGCGCTGGCCGGCATGTGCGGCCTGCTGTTGACGGCGCTGGCCATTTCCGGCCTGGTTTACTGGTGGCCGCGGGACTGGCGCCGCGCTTGGCAAGTCAGGCGCGGAAAAGGGCAGAAAATATGGGTGACGGATCTGCACCGTTTGAGCGGCGCGCTGGCTTCGCTGCTCCTGCTGTCCGCCGGACTGACCGGCGCCTACCAGGCTTTCGACAAGCCGCTGAACCGCGGCATCAACCAGCTATATGGCTATCGCGCGCCCGGCAAGGCCAAACTCGACACGCCGCCCGGCCTGCCGCGGCTGCCGCTGGACGCGCTGGTGGCGCGCGCCGCCCAGTCCATGCCGGACGGCCGCTTGGTGGACATCCGTTATGATCCGTCGCCGCAACGGCCGCTGCTGCTGCGCTGGCGGCTGGCCGGCGAGCTGCACCCCAATGGCCGCAGCCTGGTGGAAATCGACCCCTACAGCGGCCGCCTGCTGCGCGTGACGCCCGTGGAGCAAGCCGCGCCGGCCATCCGGCTCAGCAGCTGGGTCTACGCCCTGCATACCGGCAGCCTGGGCGGCAATATCCTGCGCATGTTGCTCGCCGCCGCCGGCCTGTCCCTGGCCTGGCTGTCCGCCAGCGGCGCATGGCAGTGGGCGGCCAGGCGGCGCAAGCAGCGCGCCAGCCAAGCGGCGCGAGCGGCGGCCTAG